From the Dama dama isolate Ldn47 chromosome 24, ASM3311817v1, whole genome shotgun sequence genome, one window contains:
- the ABHD6 gene encoding monoacylglycerol lipase ABHD6 isoform X2, translated as MQVRYVRHEDYQFCYSFRGRPGHKPSVLMLHGFSAHKDMWLSVVKFLPKNLHLVCVDMPGHEGTTRSSLDDLSIDGQVKRIHQFVECLKLNKKPFHLVGTSMGGHVAGVYAAYYPSDVCSLSLVCPAGLQYSTDNKFVQRLKELQESAAVEKIPLIPTTPEEMSEMLQLCSYVRFKVPQQILQGLVDVRIPHNTFYRKLFLEIVSEKSRYSLHQNMDKIKVPTQIIWGKQDQVLDVSGADMLAKSIANSQVELLENCGHSVVMERPRKTAKLLVDFLASVHNTDSSKKLD; from the exons ATGCAGGTCCGCTATGTGCGCCACGAAGACTATCAGTTCTGCTACTCCTTCCGCGGCAGGCCTGGCCACAAACCTTCCGTCCTCATGCTCCACGGGTTCTCTGCCCACAAAGACATGTGGCTCAGCGTGGTCAAG TTCCTCCCGAAGAACCTGCATCTGGTCTGCGTGGACATGCCAGGACATGAGGGCACCACCCGCTCCTCACTGGATGACCTGTCCATAGATGGGCAAGTCAAGAGGATACACCAG TTTGTAGAATGCCTCAAGCTGAACAAAAAGCCTTTCCACCTGGTGGGCACCTCCATGGGCGGCCACGTGGCTGGGGTGTATGCTGCTTACTACCCGTCAGACGTCTGCAGCCTGTCCCTCGTGTGCCCTGCTG GTCTGCAGTACTCAACTGATAATAAATTTGTGCAACGGCTCAAGGAACTGCAGGAGTCGGCCGCcgtggagaagatccccttgatCCCGACCACCCCGGAGGAGATGAGTGAGATGCTGCAGCTCTGCTCCTATGTGCGCTTCAAGGTGCCCCAGCAG ATCCTGCAGGGCCTTGTCGATGTCCGCATCCCTCACAACACCTTCTACCGAAAGT TGTTTTTGGAAATCGTCAGTGAGAAGTCGAGATACTCCCTCCATCAGAACATGGACAAGATTAAGGTCCCTACGCAGATCATCTGGGGGAAACAAGACCAG GTGCTCGATGTGTCCGGAGCGGACATGTTGGCCAAGTCAATCGCCAACTCCCAGGTGGAGCTCCTGGAAAACTGTGGCCACTCGGTGGTGATGGAGAGGCCCAGGAAGACAGCCAAGCTCCTTGTCGATTTCTTAGCTTCTGTACACAACACAGACAGCAGCAAGAAGCTGGACTGA
- the ABHD6 gene encoding monoacylglycerol lipase ABHD6 isoform X1: MDLDVVNMFVIAGGTLALPILAFVASFLLWPSALIRIYYWYWRRTLGMQVRYVRHEDYQFCYSFRGRPGHKPSVLMLHGFSAHKDMWLSVVKFLPKNLHLVCVDMPGHEGTTRSSLDDLSIDGQVKRIHQFVECLKLNKKPFHLVGTSMGGHVAGVYAAYYPSDVCSLSLVCPAGLQYSTDNKFVQRLKELQESAAVEKIPLIPTTPEEMSEMLQLCSYVRFKVPQQILQGLVDVRIPHNTFYRKLFLEIVSEKSRYSLHQNMDKIKVPTQIIWGKQDQVLDVSGADMLAKSIANSQVELLENCGHSVVMERPRKTAKLLVDFLASVHNTDSSKKLD; this comes from the exons ATGGATCTTGACGTGGTTAACATGTTTGTGATCGCGGGTGGGACGCTGGCCCTTCCGATCCTAGCATTTGTAGCCTCATTTCTCCTGTGGCCTTCAGCCCTGATAAGAATCTATTACTG GTACTGGCGGAGGACGCTGGGCATGCAGGTCCGCTATGTGCGCCACGAAGACTATCAGTTCTGCTACTCCTTCCGCGGCAGGCCTGGCCACAAACCTTCCGTCCTCATGCTCCACGGGTTCTCTGCCCACAAAGACATGTGGCTCAGCGTGGTCAAG TTCCTCCCGAAGAACCTGCATCTGGTCTGCGTGGACATGCCAGGACATGAGGGCACCACCCGCTCCTCACTGGATGACCTGTCCATAGATGGGCAAGTCAAGAGGATACACCAG TTTGTAGAATGCCTCAAGCTGAACAAAAAGCCTTTCCACCTGGTGGGCACCTCCATGGGCGGCCACGTGGCTGGGGTGTATGCTGCTTACTACCCGTCAGACGTCTGCAGCCTGTCCCTCGTGTGCCCTGCTG GTCTGCAGTACTCAACTGATAATAAATTTGTGCAACGGCTCAAGGAACTGCAGGAGTCGGCCGCcgtggagaagatccccttgatCCCGACCACCCCGGAGGAGATGAGTGAGATGCTGCAGCTCTGCTCCTATGTGCGCTTCAAGGTGCCCCAGCAG ATCCTGCAGGGCCTTGTCGATGTCCGCATCCCTCACAACACCTTCTACCGAAAGT TGTTTTTGGAAATCGTCAGTGAGAAGTCGAGATACTCCCTCCATCAGAACATGGACAAGATTAAGGTCCCTACGCAGATCATCTGGGGGAAACAAGACCAG GTGCTCGATGTGTCCGGAGCGGACATGTTGGCCAAGTCAATCGCCAACTCCCAGGTGGAGCTCCTGGAAAACTGTGGCCACTCGGTGGTGATGGAGAGGCCCAGGAAGACAGCCAAGCTCCTTGTCGATTTCTTAGCTTCTGTACACAACACAGACAGCAGCAAGAAGCTGGACTGA